Within Sulfurimonas sp. hsl 1-7, the genomic segment CGAAAATAATCAGTTTCATCTATATGGAGAAGGTTTTAACGATCAGTTTATGGATAAACTCTTTACGTTTTCAAAATTTAAAGATGGAACTTTCGATTTTAATGTAAATGGTTCTTTAGATAAATACAGCGGAGTTTTTTTGATCGAGAAAAGTACCCTGCTTGATTATGTACTGCTAAACAATGTACTGGCATTCATAAACACTGTCCCTTCACTGATCACTTTTTCCGTGCCCGGTTACAGTCAAAACGGTTTATATATGAACCACTCATATTTGAAATTTGACTACGATAACGGGGAATATACGGTTAATGAGATGTACATGGACTCAAAAGAGCTCAAGATATCTGCAAACGGAAAAGTGAATATTAAAAAAGACAGCGTAGATATGGAGATGAACCTGCAAACAGACCTTGCAAGTGACGTCTCACAGATACCGCTTGTAGGTTATATTATTTTTGACGGTAAGGCAATTTCGACAAGTGTGAAGATTACAGGGAAGTTAAGTGATCCGAAAATCAATTCGGCGCTTGCAAAAGAGGTGATTGTTGCTCCTTTAAATATAATCAAAAGAACACTCAAACTCCCTTTTAAGATATTTGAATAGGTTTTAAAATCCTATTCGTTACGCAGTACAGTTAAAATATCTACCTCGCTCGCTTTTTTAGCAGGATAGTAAGAAGATAATACAACAATTACAAACGCACCGGAAACGATCATAAAAAAGTCGCTCATATTCAGATCAAGCGGAAGTGTTGCCGTTGGATAGACATCTTTTGGAAGATCGATAATATCAAACGTTCCAAGCACCCATATACCGCTAAGACCTAAAACTACACCTGCGATAATTCCACTAATTCCTATCACTATACCTAAATATAAAAACACTTTTTTGATCTCTGCAGTTGTAGTACCGAGCGAAAGTAAAAGTGCTATCTCCCCTCTTCTGTTCATTACAGTCATAAGGAGTGATGAGATAATGTTGATTGATGCGATCAGGATGATAAGCATCAATACGATAAATAAAGATGTTTTTTCCATCTCTAAAGCGGCAAAGAAGTTCACATTATCCTGCCACCACCCTTTTATGCTCACACTAACCGGTAACTCCTCTGCAATACGTGCTATGTCCTCTCTAGGATGATCAGAGTAGATATGGATACCGTCGTACATGTCTGAAGGCATATGCAACAGTGTTTGCAGTGCTGCTAAAGATGTATAGTGATACGCTTTGTCATACGCTGAAAGTCCTGAGTCAAATGTAGATTTTACACGAAATCTTTTGAGTTTCGGTGTAACGCTAAAACCACCCGGTTCGACGTTTGTAAAGATATACATCAGTTTATCACCCTGAGAGAGCATATACTCCTCTTGCAGCGATTTGCCGACAATGACATCAAACTTGTTAAACTTTTGCTCTCCGATAGCTTTTTTAAGAACACTGTTTACATTTGCTTCATCTTGAAAATCAACACCGAATATATAGCCGCCCTCTAGCTTTGAACCGCTTTTTGAGATCACTGCCGATTGTACATAGGGACTAAAATGTAAGTTTGGAAATTTTGATTCTAATTCAATGAGAAGATCTTGATTCACAGAACCGTAGAACTTTGGCAAGACTGTTAAAGGATAGTTCATAATAGTGAGTTTCTTTTT encodes:
- a CDS encoding ABC transporter permease, whose translation is MKKNLVTYLVKKFLRFDKEQPFIFISALLAFLGITLGVMVLLIAMALMNGFDNEFKKKLTIMNYPLTVLPKFYGSVNQDLLIELESKFPNLHFSPYVQSAVISKSGSKLEGGYIFGVDFQDEANVNSVLKKAIGEQKFNKFDVIVGKSLQEEYMLSQGDKLMYIFTNVEPGGFSVTPKLKRFRVKSTFDSGLSAYDKAYHYTSLAALQTLLHMPSDMYDGIHIYSDHPREDIARIAEELPVSVSIKGWWQDNVNFFAALEMEKTSLFIVLMLIILIASINIISSLLMTVMNRRGEIALLLSLGTTTAEIKKVFLYLGIVIGISGIIAGVVLGLSGIWVLGTFDIIDLPKDVYPTATLPLDLNMSDFFMIVSGAFVIVVLSSYYPAKKASEVDILTVLRNE